Proteins found in one Pseudomonadota bacterium genomic segment:
- a CDS encoding helix-turn-helix domain-containing protein → MSVDSKSLPRMLGARIAQLREVQGLTQERLAWEAGFRSKGYLSRIEAGLRLPSLDALDKIAQRLGVEVRDLLIFPERSRLDRAMEALRGSHLLVKQVLSGKR, encoded by the coding sequence GTGTCAGTCGACTCCAAGTCGTTGCCCCGCATGCTGGGCGCTCGCATCGCGCAGCTGCGTGAAGTCCAAGGGCTTACCCAGGAACGTCTTGCATGGGAGGCGGGCTTTCGCAGCAAGGGGTACCTTAGTCGCATCGAGGCGGGTTTGAGACTCCCCTCACTCGACGCTCTCGACAAGATCGCGCAACGTCTCGGCGTGGAGGTCAGGGACCTGCTCATCTTCCCAGAGCGAAGCCGCCTAGATCGGGCCATGGAGGCACTGCGGGGCAGTCACCTGCTCGTAAAGCAGGTGCTCTCGGGCAAACGCTAG